GGGCAGGCCTGTTTCCTCTTCAGATATTTTTTCACTTATGAAATAATCGGTCGGTTCTGTGCCTTTTATAAATGGTAGCAAGACAGCATCGGGGCGGTCTTCCAGGGCCAAAAGCCCTGTTCTGGGGTCTATCTTCACAAAGACGATATTGGGGGGAACGGAGAATTCCAGAACAGGAGTATCCTGTAGAGCTTCTTTCATAAATTCTGTCCACATAGGACAAGCTGCCACTGCTCCGCTCTGTCTTTCTCCCAGGGTTTGATTGTCGTCATATCCCACCCATACACCGGTCACTAGATTGGGGACAAACCCGATAAACCAGGCATCAGTAAATTCATTGGTTGTGCCAGTCTTTCCCGCTCTTGGACGACCTATACGTTTGGTATACCAACCGGTTCCTCTCTCGGCAACTTCTCTCAACAGGTAGGTCATAATGTAGGCAGTTTGTGCCGATAGAACTACTTCCTCCTCCGGGAAATTCTCTTCCAGGACATTTCCGCTAGCATCTTCCACTCGAATAATGGCGTAGGGCTTAGTTCTGATACCCTGGTTTGCCAGGATTCCATAAGCTGAAGTTATTTCCAGTGGTGTGAGTACTGATGAACCTAAGGCAAGAGATAGTGTCTTCTCCAGGGGACTGCTAATGCCCATTTTTTTAGCATAACTGGCTGCAGTAGTTGGTCTGATTCTGTCTAATATTTTTACCGCGCAGACATTGATGGAGTAGGCTAAAGCATCGCGAAGTAAAATACGTCCACGGAAAGTTCCTTCGTAGTTCTGGGGAATCCAGATGTTTTCAGGGTTTATATTTTTGACAATTTCCGGGTCTATATCGGAGAGGTCTGTAGTGTTGGAAAGAAGTTTCCAGTTTATTCCGTCATTGTAATAGGCAACTGGAGAATCCTCGATGGGATTTACTACTGTATACCCGGTGTCGATAGCAGCGGTATAAATAAAAGGTTTAAATGCACTTCCCGGTTGTCTTTTTGCCTGAACTGCTCTATTAAATTGACTTTCCTCAAACTCTCGACCTCCTACCATTACCCTAATCTGTCCTGTGGCAGGATGGAGAGCTACAATAGCACCCTGGACTCTTCTCTCCGCGACCTTTTCCGTTTCTTCTAATCCTGTCTGTGGTGGCTCTTTGCTCTCTCTCTTTTTTATCTCGTCGAACTCATCCAGTTTCTCTGCCAAAGCCTTTTCTGCAATTTTTTGCATTTTCAAGTCTAAAGTTGTGTAAATTTTCAGTCCACCTTTAAATAGAGCATAACTTCCATATTTTGGCTCCAATATTTGTCTTAGGTACTCCACGAAATAAGGACCTTGAGACTTCCTCAATTGATGTTTTTCGAATG
The nucleotide sequence above comes from bacterium. Encoded proteins:
- a CDS encoding PBP1A family penicillin-binding protein, yielding MIRIKSKSHKRFIWILSASLLGILIISLITLRRYLKELPRIDTLDEYRPNLITEIYDINGEVIAELFVERRDLVPLSQIPVDLQNAVIAVEDQRFFKHWGADLYAIARAMLANLKHRQIVEGGSTITQQLSKALFLTKERTIKRKIKELLLSIQLEKDYTKEELLQLYLNQVYFGQGAYGVQEAASIYFGKDIQELNLAESALLAGLPRAPNRYSPFVDVARAYRRRATVLYRMVDSGFITPDEEKETNYYPLPFEKHQLRKSQGPYFVEYLRQILEPKYGSYALFKGGLKIYTTLDLKMQKIAEKALAEKLDEFDEIKKRESKEPPQTGLEETEKVAERRVQGAIVALHPATGQIRVMVGGREFEESQFNRAVQAKRQPGSAFKPFIYTAAIDTGYTVVNPIEDSPVAYYNDGINWKLLSNTTDLSDIDPEIVKNINPENIWIPQNYEGTFRGRILLRDALAYSINVCAVKILDRIRPTTAASYAKKMGISSPLEKTLSLALGSSVLTPLEITSAYGILANQGIRTKPYAIIRVEDASGNVLEENFPEEEVVLSAQTAYIMTYLLREVAERGTGWYTKRIGRPRAGKTGTTNEFTDAWFIGFVPNLVTGVWVGYDDNQTLGERQSGAVAACPMWTEFMKEALQDTPVLEFSVPPNIVFVKIDPRTGLLALEDRPDAVLLPFIKGTEPTDYFISEKISEEETGLP